Proteins encoded together in one Bradyrhizobium sp. PSBB068 window:
- a CDS encoding YbjN domain-containing protein: MSLLESIIDSRNNPLAVVEDIATDNNWAFERSGEDEVTIVSKGDWIDYQLSFTWMGEIEALHLACAFDMKMPQARRAEVQRLVAAINEQLWVGHFDLWTHTGMVMHRQALVLPGGLTASTAQCEAMVVNAIHACERYYPAFQFVVWAGKSTAEAMAAAMFDTEGEA; this comes from the coding sequence ATGTCCCTCCTCGAAAGCATTATCGATTCCCGGAACAACCCGCTTGCGGTGGTCGAGGATATCGCCACCGACAACAACTGGGCGTTCGAGCGTTCCGGCGAAGACGAGGTGACGATCGTCTCCAAGGGAGACTGGATCGACTATCAGCTCTCGTTCACCTGGATGGGCGAGATCGAGGCGCTGCATCTCGCCTGCGCCTTCGACATGAAGATGCCGCAGGCGCGCCGCGCCGAGGTGCAGCGGCTGGTCGCCGCGATCAACGAACAATTGTGGGTCGGCCATTTCGATCTGTGGACCCACACCGGCATGGTGATGCATCGCCAGGCGCTGGTGCTGCCCGGCGGCCTCACCGCCTCCACCGCGCAATGCGAGGCGATGGTGGTCAATGCGATCCACGCCTGCGAGCGCTACTATCCGGCGTTCCAGTTCGTGGTGTGGGCCGGCAAGTCGACCGCCGAGGCGATGGCGGCGGCGATGTTCGATACCGAGGGCGAGGCGTAA
- a CDS encoding 6,7-dimethyl-8-ribityllumazine synthase: MNQMLQDTEVQNAEVQPPHAEGVSDTPAHPPALEHPHFAKPQRVAFVQSSWHRDVVEECRISFLKEIEARHITNVDVFEVPGSFEIPLHAQLLAKTRRYTAIVAAGLVVDGGIYRHEFVADTVIKALMDVQLRTEVPVFSAVLTPQQFHETEVHYDFFRKHFVIKGIEVAEACANTLHSLERLRGQVAAGIPG, encoded by the coding sequence ATGAATCAGATGTTGCAAGACACTGAAGTCCAAAACGCCGAAGTCCAACCCCCCCACGCAGAAGGCGTTTCCGACACGCCGGCACATCCGCCGGCGCTGGAGCATCCGCACTTTGCCAAGCCGCAGCGCGTTGCCTTCGTGCAATCGTCCTGGCATCGCGATGTGGTGGAGGAGTGCCGCATCTCGTTCCTGAAGGAGATCGAGGCGCGTCACATCACCAATGTCGACGTGTTCGAGGTGCCGGGCTCGTTCGAGATCCCGCTGCATGCGCAGCTCTTGGCGAAGACCCGCCGCTACACCGCGATCGTCGCGGCCGGGCTGGTCGTCGATGGCGGCATTTACCGCCACGAGTTCGTCGCCGACACCGTGATTAAGGCACTGATGGATGTGCAGTTGCGCACCGAGGTGCCGGTGTTCTCGGCGGTGCTGACGCCGCAGCAATTCCACGAGACCGAGGTGCATTACGACTTCTTCCGCAAGCACTTCGTGATCAAGGGGATCGAGGTCGCGGAAGCCTGCGCCAACACGCTGCACAGCCTGGAGCGCCTGCGCGGCCAGGTCGCGGCGGGGATACCCGGATAA